The following is a genomic window from Pseudomonadota bacterium.
CCCCGGAGGAAGAGCTGGCCCTTTTTATGGATGATCGTCGTGAACATGTGCGAGAGCTCATCCTTCCGGCATTGAAAAGAGGCGCCGTGGTCCTGACCGATCGATATTATTTTTCCACCGCCGCATACCAGGGCGCAGCCGGGCACGACCCGCAGGCCATCCTTGCCGCCAATGAAGCATTTGCCCCGGTTCCTGATCTGGTAATTATCCTTGATCTGTCTCCTGAAGAGTCAGTCAGGCGGATCAGGGATCTTCGTGGTGAGGCGCTGAACGATTTCGAGCAGCAGGAGTCTCTCCAGGCTGTTGCGGAAGTCTTTGCCGGTTTCGGGATGGATTACATAAAGCATGTTGATGCGTCAGGCCCTCAGGAAGTGGTTGCCGGACAGGTGGCACAACTGGCCCTCGAGTTGTTCAATGATAATTCCTTGCTGAGCGGGCCCTTGCCGGAAGCGGCCGGAGCCTGAACGGGTAATAATGTATGAAGAAAAATCTGCTGTACATCATGGTGCTGTCCCTGCTCTGTTCGGCCTGTTCCGGGGCGAATGTTTCCCGGTCGGTCACCCTGACCGAGGGGCTTGATCCTTCCGTCGAAACCGTCGACCAGGATTGTTCCTATTTTTATTTCATGTGGGGGCGGACCGCCGAACTGGAGGAAAAGTTCGAGGAAGCAAGAGAGGCGTACGAAAAAGCGCTGGTGTGCGACATGCATGCGACCCATATCATGAAGCGTCTTGCCGTGCTATTGATCAACATGGACAAGAAGCGTGAAGCCGCCGCCTGGATGAGCAGGATGATCGCCGAAGACCCCGATGATGTCTCGTCATATACGCTCCTGGCCAATCTCTATATCAATATGGAGCGTTTTGACAAGGCGGAAAGCACTTACCGCGAAGTGCTGGCCAGGGACCCGAAAGATTTCAACACCATGCTGATGATGGGGTCTCTCTATTCCAGGCAGGGCAAATTCGGTGAGGCCAGAGAGGTCCTTGAGAACCTGGTCAAGGTCAATCCCGAATCATTCATCGGCTTTCATTATCTGGCCAAGATCTACATGGAAATGAAAGAGTATGACAAGGCCCGGAAGGCCTTTGACAAGGCCCTTGAACTCAACTGGTCGCCGTATCTTGCCATCGAGGCGGCATATTTTCTTGAAAAGGATGGGCTTGATAAAGATGCCGCCGCGATCTACCGCCGGGTAATTGCTGACGACGAAGGCAACGAAAGGGTCCGCAGTCAGCTGATCTCCCTGCTCCTGAAAATGGACAAGATTGAAGAGGCGATTGCCGAACTTAAGGCATTGCGTCCTTTCGCAACCGATGTGCTCAAAATTGATCTGAACATCGGCAGACTCCTGATCGACCGGAAACGTTATGACGAAGCCATTGATCTGCTTCAGGAAGCCCTTGAGGCCGATCCCCAGTTCTACGAGGCGAGAACCCTGATCGCCCTCGCCTATCATGAAAAGGGTGACACTGAAAAGGCCATCGAGAACCTCACCGACATTGAAGCCGAGGCCGACAATTATGAAGAAACCACCCTGTTCCTGGCCAAGGTCCTGGCCCGGGAGAAAAAGTATGACGCAGCCATTGCTCTTTTGAAGGAGCGGGTGGCGGATGAAAAAGGGCGTTATAAAAGCTTTTATGTGAGCATGGCCTCTCTTTACCGGCAGCAGAAGAATTATGCCGAAGCGGAAAAAACCTTTCAGGTGGTCATGCGTCTCTATCCGGATGATCCCGATCTCTTTTTTGAGTATGGGCTCTATCTTGACGGCCGGGGGCAGACCGACAAGGCGCTGGAGTATATGGAGAAAGTTCTCGCCCTCAAGGAGGATGATCCGTACGCCCTGAATTATATCGGTTACACCTGGGCCGAGCAGGGAAAAAATCTCGACAAATCTCTGGAGTACCTGACGAGGGCCGTGAAACAGAAGCCGGATGACGGTTTCATCAAGGACAGCCTTGGCTGGGTCTTGTTCAGAATGGGCAGGCTGGATGAGGCGGTGAGCGAGATTGAGAAAGCCCTCGAGATCGAACCCGACGATCCGACCATCAACGAGCACCTGGGTGATGTCTATTACCGGGCCGGCAAGGCCGGCAAGGCTCTCAAGGCCTGGGAGAAGGCTCTCTCCCTGCACAGCGACGGTGACAAGAAGGAAAAGGTCCGGAAAAAGATAGAGGACGCCCGCAAGTGACCATTTTCAGAATTCTTTGTCTCTGTCTTCTCTTTCTGATCACGGGTTGCGCGGTGAATACGCAGATGGTAGAGCTTCCCGGCCACATGGAAGCCGTGGTCAGGGATTCGTTCAGAGAGACGGCCACCTCCCAGAAGGCTTGCAGCCCATGGGTTGACGCCGATGTGAACGTCTCTCTGGAGGCAACATTCTTTTCCGGCGCCTTTGACGGGTATCTGCAGGCCATGACCCCTGCCTATCTCAAGTTTGTAGGAACCAATCCATTCGGTCAGCCGCTTCTTGCGCTGGTTTCTGATGGCAAGCGTTTCCAGTATCTCTCTTTTTCCGAACAGAAATTTTATGAGGGTGATGTCGCCGCGAAGGCATTCTCCAGATTTACCCCGCCCGGTTTTGACCCGGTTGATGGCTTTTACTGGTTTATCGGCAGGTTGGGCCCCGGAGAAGTAAATGTTGTTGACGCGGGAGGAGATGTTCTGGACAGGGGGCGATGGGTGGAACTGCTGGATAAGCAAAAAGGTAGAAGGAGCCGGATACTTTTTGATCCGGAGCGAAAAATCATTCTCGACCATGTTCTCCTGGACAGTATCGGTGGAATAGCAATGCAGGTCGAATATCGGGACCACCAGCCTGGAAAGTGCGGTCTGCCCGGAACCATAACGATCACCGGTGAGGAGCAGCGAGGCAGGCTGGTTCTGAGGTTGAGTGACTGGAAGGGGGAAACCCCGTTTGCAGAAACTGATTTCAAGCTCGAGATCCCCGCCGGTTTCAGGAGAGTGGCGATCCAATGAACGAAGTGAACGAAAGCCGCGACCGCAACTCACTCCCTACCCCTGTAGATCTTGATTCGATCCTGCCGTTTGTTTCCAGACCGAATCGTTACACCGGCAATGAGTTCAACCGGACGGCCAAGGACTGGAGCAAGGTCTCCCTCCGCTGGGCCCTGCTTTTTCCGGATCTGTATGAGATCGGCATGTCCCATCAGGGGGTGCAGATACTTTATCATCTCATCAACTCCCGGCCCGACATGCTCGCCGAACGGGCCTACGCCCCGGCCCGCGATCTTGAAGATCTCCTGAGGAGCCAGGGCCGCAAACTCTTCTCCCTGGAGTCCCACATCCCGCTTTCGGAGTTTGATCTGCTGGGGATCACTCTGCCGTATGAACTCTGCTACACCAATATCCTGACTATCCTTTCTTTGGCCGGATTGCCATTCAGGAGCCGGGACCGGATTGAGGGCCAACCGCTGGTCATCGGCGGCGGTCCCTGCGGGTTTCATCCCGAACCGGTTGCGGATTTCTTCGATGCCATTCTTCTTGGCGATGGGGAGGAGGCGGTTTTCGAGATATCCGAAGCGGTGCTGGCAGGGAAAAGAAAGGGCCTTTCCCGGGAGGAGGTTCTTGAGCTGCTGGCCGGGATCAATGGTGTGTATGTTCCCTCGCGCTATGTGCCGCTCTATGATGCGGCGGGGCGGTTTTCCGGGATGTCTCCTTCGGCTGAGACCGCTCCGGTCAGGCGGCGGGTGCTTGCCGATCTTGAAGGGACGCCGTCCTTTCCCCCGCTGGTTCCCCACACCAGAATCGTGCATGACCGGCTCGGGGTCGAGATTGCCCGGGGCTGCACCAGGGGATGCCGCTTCTGCCAGGCCGGGATTATCTACCGGCCGGTCAGGGAAAGAAGTCCGGAAAAGATTCTCCAGCTGGCCGAGCAGGGGATCAATGCTTCCGGTTTTGATGAGGTCGCCTTGCTGTCCCTCAGTACCGGCGATTATTCCTGTATCGCCGATCTTCTGGTCCGGATCATGGACCGGATGAGCGACCGCAAGGTGTCGGTTTCCATGCCATCGATGCGGGTCGGGACTTTGATCCCTGAGATGATGGAGCAGATCCGGCGGGTCAGGAAGACCGGCTTTACCCTTGCCCCGGAAGCCGGAACCGATCGCTTGCGGCAGGTGATCAACAAGGGAATCACTGAACAGGATCTTCTGGAGGCGAGCCGGGCGGCGTTCGGCCTTGGCTGGAAGCTTCTGAAATTTTATTTCATGTTCGGTCTGCCCACCGAAACGGATGAGGATCTCTCTGCGATCCCGCAACTGGTCCAGAAGGCCCTCTCGACATCAGGCGGCGGGGGGCGGAAAATAAATGTCAGTGTGGCAACCTTTGTCCCGAAACCTCACACTCCGTTCCAGCGGGTCAGACAGCTGAGCGTCGAAGAGGGTTTTGCGCGGATTGACACCCTGAAGAGAATTCTGCCCCGGGGCAGAGGGTTTCAGCTCAAGTGGCATGATCCCCGGCAGAGCTATGTTGAAGGCATCATGTCCAGAGGAGACCGGAAACTCTCTGCCGTCATCGAAAAAGCGTGGCAGCTAGGCGCACGCCTTGACGCCTGGACCGATCATTTTCACCTTGAAACCTGGCTTGCGGCGGCTGCCGCATGCGGGGTTGATCCGGATCGTTATCTGCAGGAAATTCCCCCGGAGGCCCCTTTGCCGTGGGACCATCTTGACTGTGGAGTGGATCGGGAGTTTCTGGAAGAAGAGTTGAAGAAAGCGGTGGCGGGTGAGTACACTCCCGACTGTCGGGTACACGGCTGTCAGAAGTGTGGACTCTGTGATTTTAAAAAGGTGAAACCGATTGTCGCCAAAGCCTTAGCTCTCCAACCGGCAACCCAGGGTGAAGCGAGGAAGGGTGCTGCAGTAGCTGCCGGAGGACGATTCGTTTACCGGATTCAATACAGTCGGACGGGGCCGGCCAGATTTTTCGGCCATCTTGAGCTCATCCAGATGTTTTACCGGGTGCTGCAGCGGGTGAAACTGCCGCTGAACTTCTCCCAGGGTTTCAATCCATCACCGAAGATCGCTTTCAGCCCGGCTTTGCCTCTCGGCACTGAAAGTTTCGCTGAGTATCTGCAGATTGAACTTGCCGAACCTCTCCTGGATGAAGCGATGGTGCTGGCCGACCTGAACAGACAATTGCCGGAAGGGTTTTTCGCCACGTCTCTTGCTCCGCATTCAGGAAAAGTTGAGCAGCGGATAGTAACCTGCTATCATATTCTACCGAGCCGCCGGATAAGCGGAGACCTGATTGATTCCATAAAGAGCCGGGAAAAAATCGAGATCAGGGTTCTGCGCAAAGGCCGGGAAAGGGTTGTTGATGCAGCACCTCTGCTGAAGGGGCTCACTCTTCTGGACGATGGTCGGATTGAGCTTGTCATGCTGACTGAAACGAGTAAGGCGACCCTGAAACCCATGGAAATAATGGAAGAGCTCTTCGCCCTTGATCCAGCCGAAACCACTCGAGCCAAAGTGGTCAAAGTCAGCGCGATTGCTGATGATTGAGGGTGTTTGGCAGCTGTTGCAACGAATATCAATATCCGTTCGTGTTGACGACCGGGTCAGATTTTTCAATTTTTGCACCCTTTGGGTATAAGTTTCGTATGAGCAGGCGAGCTGCTCAACTTAAGCTTTATTTTTCTGCGGTAGAGGGGGATGTTCATGGCCACGGATCTGATCGTAAATGCCACCTCGTTCGAGATCAGGATTGCCCTTGTTGAATACGGCAATCTGGTGGAGTTTTACCTGGAACGGCCGGCCGAAAAAGGGCTGGTCAGCAATATTTACAAGGGAAGGGTCAAGCGGGTTCTGCCCGGAATGCAGGCGGCATTTGTCGATATCGGGCTTGAACGGACCGGCTTTCTCTATGTGGACGACGTGACCGCCCAGCGAAACGGTGACGGCCGGGTTCTCCCCTGTGAAGAAGATGAGGTCGGAGGCTGCTGCGGGGGAAACGGCCATGAGCTTCTTCCGGAGCTTGCCGGTGAGGCGGGTCTGCATATTGAAGACCTGCTGACCGAGGGGCAGGAGATCCTGGTCCAGATCTGCAAGGATCCCATCGGAACCAAGGGGGCCAGGCTGACCTGCAATATCACTCTTCCCTGCAGAAATGTGGTCTTCATGCCGATGACCGACCATATCGGTATTTCCCGGAAAATCGAAGATGAAGAGACCAGGCAGCACCTGAAAGATATTATTGAGGAGTTGCGTCCGGCCGGAACCGGCTTCATTGTCCGGACCGTCGGTGAGGAGGCCTCGCGGGAGGAGATTGAGGCGGATATGGAATTTCTCCTCCATCTCTGGGATGAAGTCCGGGACAGCGCAACCAGGTCTCCCGTGCCGGGACTGGTCTATGAGGACCTTGATATCACCCTGCGGACCGTGCGAGATATTTTTTCCCCGGAGGTTGATCGGCTGATCGTCGATGACTGGCAGGTTCACCGGAGGATCGTGAAATTTGTCGAAACCTTTGCCCCGCATCTCATGGACCGGATCAACCTCTATCAGGAGAAAGCGCCAATTTTCGACAGCTACGGCATCGAAATGGACATCAACCGGGCCCTCGACAAGAAGATCTGGCTGCGGTGCGGAGGCTATATCATCATCGATACCACCGAGGCGCTGACGGTTGTCGATGTCAATACCGGCAGATTCGTCGGCAAGAACGATCTTGAGGAAACGATCTTCAAAACCAACATCGAGGCCCTGAAGGAGATCGCCTATCAGCTTCGTCTCCGCAACATCGGCGGGATCATCATCATCGACTTCATCGATATGGAGGAGGAGGCACATCGGGAAGAACTCTTTCGCGCCCTCAAGGAAGCGGTGAAAAAAGACCGGAGCAGGGTTAATATTCTCAAGGTTTCGGAGTTCGGTCTGGTTCAGATGACCAGAAAGCGCAGTTCTGAAGATCTTTCCAGGGTTCTCTGTGAGCCCTGTCATTACTGTCAGGGTGACGGGATCCTGAAATCCAGACGGACCATCTGCTACGAAGTGCTGCGGAACATCACCGTCAACGCCGTCAAGATGAGCGGGGAAAATGTTGAAGTGCGCGTCAACCCGCAAGTTGCAACGATGATGCTCCAGGAAGAGTCTACGACCATCCATGAGATTGAAGACCAGACCGGAAAACGGATTACGGTGGTGCCGGACCAGGCGCAACACATTGAAAAGTATGAGATCGTCTGGGAGAAGGGGTAGGTTTTTTTAGTTAAGAGTTAAGAGTTAAGAGTTAAGAGTTAAGAGTTAAGAGTTGGGAACGCTTTATTTTCATGGCCTCTTTCAAGGCTCGCCTGTGTGGGCTTGTCGGTTCCAGTGGAATAAATCTGAATTTCGTATCACGTTGTTGCTTACTCGGAGGGGTTAAGGATTTGCAGCCGAATATTGATCAGATCCTCGCCTACGAGATTAAAAAGGAGATCGCGGACCGTTATTTCGGTTTCCGCAAGCTCATCGAGGATGACAAGCAGAGTCTTGAAGAGAAGGTGCGGCAGTATTCCTTTATTCTCGAAAAGAGGATCGTCTTTGATCTGTTGCGGATATATACAATGCTCGCCGATGATGTTCTGATTATGGATTTTCTGGAGATCGTCGGTCTGGACAGTGAGTATTTTTATGCGCCGGCGCTGCATGGCTCAGAGCTCGTGAACCGGCGGGTATTTGAAGGCGTGCGGTTCAGAGGGTTTTCAAGAAAGGCAGGTTTTTTCAATCTGCTGATGGATTGCTATGAACGTCTGACAGCGCATTCGGAGATGTACCGGCATAAGTTTGCCGAGCTGATGGAGATGCGCACCCTTATTGCTGACGAAATCAGGCAGTTCTATCGGCAGAATGACCTCGGAACCATCTTGGGGTTTCTTCATTCCCTGGGGAATCGTGAACGTTGCAGAGGGATGGACGGCGGAATGGAGATCGGGCTGGTAACCGAACTTGAAAAGAAGATGGCGGTAACGCCTCCTCTGCCTATAGAACAATACCTGCCGGTGGTCCCCCCCCTGCCGCTTCTTGCAGAGATCAGAGCCCCCTTGAAGAAACTCGCCGGCAGGGCCTGGAAGCAGTCTGGTGGAGATCATATCCCGGGGTTTTCAGAATACCGGCCGTTGCTCAGCCGCCTGTTTGTCGGAAGCCGAACGGGCAGGCGCAGTGAAGACAGAAAATGATAATTCCGGGATGAAGAATTGAAAATGGATAGGGTTGTTCACCAAACATCGCGCTTTCTTTGAAACCGATAGAATTCGATGCTTTAATAGTTGACAAACCGGCGCATTCTGTTATTAATCTCTGTTTCACATCGACTGGCCGGTGATTTCCGGCGGCCGACGTTTGAACAGTTGCTGATGGAAACGGTGCAAGACCGTCAAGTATAGGATTTCAAGACCATTTTTTGTTGGAGGATGTTATGTACGCTATTATTCGTACCGGTGGTAAACAGTATCAGGTTGCCCAGGGAGATCAGCTCAGGGTGGAGAAACTGACCGGTAACGTCGGTGATAAGGTTCAGATTGAAGATGTGCTGCTGGTAACCGATGGAGACAATGTCAAGATCGGTCAGCCGGTGGTCGACGGCGCCAGGGTCTCTGCGGTGATTGTCGAGCAGGGCAAGGCCAAAAAAGTGCTTGTCTTCAAGAAGAAGAAACGGAAGGGCTACAAGGTCAGAAATGGGCACCGTCAGCAGTATACCGCTCTGCGTATTGAAGGAATTGAAGCCTGATTAAAAATTCAGCCTGATTAATTAGAGGTAAAGATATGGCCCATAAAAAGGCAGGCGGCAGTTCCAAGAACGGTCGCGACAGCAACGCGCAAAGGCGCGGAGTGAAAATATTCGGCGGTCAGACAGTTCGGGCCGGCAACATTCTGGTTCGTCAGCTGGGCACGGTGATCCATCCCGGCACCAATGTCGGTCTCGGCAGGGATTACACACTGTTCGCCATGGTTGACGGCGTGGTCAAATACGAAGACTTCGGACGTAGCCGCAAGCGGGTCAGTGTCTATCCGGCAGAAACAGCCTGACAACAACTCCGGACAGCGGTGTACCGCCTGGTAATGCCCTGTCCGGGATTTATAACTGATCGCTGGTGCTCTTATGGCTTTTATTGATGAGGCCAAGTTTTACGTAAAAGCGGGTGACGGCGGCAATGGTTGTGTGAGTTTCCGGCGCGAAAAGTTCGTTCCCCGAGGCGGACCTGACGGCGGCGACGGCGGCAGGGGAGGTTCGGTTTTCATCGAGGCTTCATCCCGGCTGACCTCTCTTCTTGATTTCAAGTATCGATCCCATTTCAAAGCAGATAGCGGCACCCATGGTCAGGGAAGTGGTCGTCACGGTCACAAGGGCGAGAACAGTACCATTTATGTTCCTGTCGGATCCCTCATCAAAGACATTGATTCAGGAGAAATCCTGGCTGATCTGTTGCACAACGGCGATCAGTTCATTGCCGCAACCGGCGGCGCCGGCGGCAAGGGCAATGTTCATTTCGCTTCGGCCCAGAACAGGGCACCGCGGCAGGCCAGTAAGGGCCAGCCGGGGGATGAGCGCTGGTATCGGATTGAGTTGAAACTCCTTGCCGATGTTGGTCTGATCGGTTTGCCGAATGCCGGAAAATCCACACTCCTGTCAAGACTTTCAGCGGCAAATCCCAAAGTGGCCCCTTATCCGTTTACAACCCTTGAACCCCAGTTGGGAGTCGTGAATTTCACCGACCATTCACCCTGCGTCATGGCAGATATTCCGGGGCTGGTCGAAGGCGCCCATGAGGGAGTCGGACTTGGTCACAAATTCCTGAAACATATTGAAAGGACAAGGATTCTCTTTTACGTTATCGATGCTTCAAGTGCGGACCCGGGTGCAGACCTGGCCACCCTGGAAAATGAACTCGAACAGTACAGTGAAGAGCTTGTCGGGCGCAAACATCTTGTGTTGTTGAACAAAACAGACCTGTTGTCTGCTGAAAATGAAGTGGTAGAATTACAGGAACGGATTGCCGGAGAGGGGCGTGAAGTTCTCACTGCCTCTGCACTGACCGGAAAGGGGCTGGAAAACCTGAAAAAGCGCCTTGCGGAACTTCTTGATTGATCCGGCCTGTTGTTAAGTTCCTCCTCCAACTGGGCAGCCGGCGCCAGTGTTGTCTAACCCATCGCTGTTTACAAACCGCTGCGCGAATCAACAGGTCATCAGGTGCACAATTTTTTTCTGTGTCGCCCGGCAATACTTTCTGGCAGTTTCTTAAGGGGAAAAAATGACTTTTCAAATGCCCTTTGATGAAGGAATGAAATCACGTAAGGCATGTCTGGACAGGGCTCGCAGGGTTGTGGTCAAGGTGGGAAGCGCGATCCTGACCAGTGAGTCCGGACTTGCTACCGAAGTGATGGACCATCTCGCCCGTCAGCTGACCACCCTCCGCAAAAAAGGGCTGGAGGTCATTCTAGTCAGTTCCGGAGCGGTTGCCGCCGGTCGCCGCAAGCTCGGACTGACCAGGAAAAACATCAGCATCAAGGAAAAACAGGCAGTCGCAGCTGCGGGGCAGAGCAGCCTGATGCGCGGATATGAAGATATTTTTGACCGCTATTCCCAGAAGGTTGCCCAGGTACTCCTGACCAGGGATGACCTTTCCAGCCGTAATCGGTATCTGAATGTCCGGAATACCATTCTGACGCTCTTGGAATGGGGGTTGATTCCGATTATTAATGAAAATGACACCGTTTCGGTGGAAGAGCTGCGATTCGGAGATAACGATACCCTCGGTGGGATGATATCAAACCTGATTGAGGCGGAACTTTTCATCTGCCTGACCGATGTCGCCGGCTTGTATACCGCCAATCCAGCGAGTGACAGCCTTGCCGAGAAGGTATGTACGGTTGCCAAGGTGACTCGGGCGGTTGAAGAGATGGCCGGCAATGTGAAAAGCGCTCTCGGCACCGGCGGCATGACCAGCAAGATCAACGCCGCGCGAATGGTTGCGGCCAGCGGCGGGGCCTCCTTTATCGGCCCCGGCCGGCAATCTGATATTATTGACCAGCTTTTTGCCGGGGAGCCGGTGGGTACTTTTTTTCTGCCCAACGTGGAAAAACTGCAGAGACGTAAACACTGGATTGCCTACACTCTCAAAGCACAGGGTGAGCTGGTGCTTGACGAGGGGGCGTGCAGGGCCGTGATCAGCGGCGGCAGGAGTTTGCTCCCGATCGGCATTAAGGAGGTCCGGGGGCGTTTCGGGGTCGGGGCGCCGGTGAATTGTCTCGATGAATCAGGCCGGCTGATTGCTTCCGGTCTGGTCAGTTACCCGGCCTCGGCCATTGAAACAATTAAAGGTCAAAAGACTTCCCGGATCGAAGAGCTGCTTGGCTTTATCGATGGTGAGGAGGTTATCCACCGTGACAATCTGGTTGTCCTCTGAAGGTGAGGGCGGGAAATAGAGCAGACACCAAGTGATCAGGAGAAGGTGATGAACATTCAGGAACAGATCAGGGATATGGCTGCCCGGGCCAGAAAGGCTTCAAGGCAGATGGCCTCTCTTTCAACCGCAGCGAAGAATCGATTGCTGATCAGAATGGCGGATTCTTTGCAGCAAAAGGCGGAATATATCCGTGCCGAAAACGAGAAGGATCTTGCCGCCGGCCGGGAGAAGGGGTTGAGCGCGGCCATGCTCGACCGTCTTGAACTCTCACCAAAGGTCATGAATTCGATGATCGGCGGTTTGCGTGAAGTTGCAGCGCTTCCCGATCCGGTGGGTGAGATCAGTGAGATGATCAAACGTCCGAACGGGATCATGGTAGGAAGAATGCGGATTCCTCTGGGCGTGGTGGGGATGATTTACGAGTCGCGGCCGAATGTGACGGTGGATGCCGCCTCCTTATGCCTCAAAGCGGGGAACAGTGTTTTTCTCCGGGGCGGCTCGGAAGCAATTCATTCAAATCTGGCCCTGGCCACGGTTCTGCGGGAGTGTCTGGCCGGGGAAGGGATCAACGGTGATGCGCTTCAGGTTGTGCCGGTGACCGACCGGGAAGCGATCAATACTCTTCTGCAGCTTGAGGAATATATCGATCTGATCATTCCCCGGGGCGGGGAGGGGCTGATCCGATTTGTCGCCGAGAATTCAAGAATCCCGGTTCTGAAGCATTACAAAGGGGTCTGCCATGCCTTTGTTGATCAGTCGGCCGAGCAGCGGATGGCGATCAATATTATCATGAACGGCAAGGTGCAGAGACCAGGCGTCTGCAATGCGCTTGAGACCCTGCTGGTCCATCGGCGGATTGCCGGATCATTTCTGCCGGCGGTCGCCGCAGAGCTGCGAAAAAGTGGGGTCGAGCTGCGGGGCTGTCCGGAAACCTGCCGGATTCTTGGCGATTGTAAAGCGGCGGAAAAGAGCGACTGGGGGATGGAATTCCTTGATCTCATTCTGGCGGTGAAAGTTGTTGACGATATCGACGGGGCGATGGAGCATATCGTCAGATACGGCTCCCAGCATACGGAGGTCATCATCACCAATGATTACGCCAATTCCCAGAGGTTCCTGCGGGAAGTCGACGCCTCGGCGGTGATGGTCAATGCCTCGTCACGATTCAGCGACGGCGGTCAGTTCGGCCTCGGCAGTGAAATCGGGATCAGCACCACCAA
Proteins encoded in this region:
- the tmk gene encoding dTMP kinase, yielding MSYGKLIAFEGIDGTGKSTQIRMLADCLSGRGFDVVTTREPTDGPCGRKIRSLFASRDQLTPEEELALFMDDRREHVRELILPALKRGAVVLTDRYYFSTAAYQGAAGHDPQAILAANEAFAPVPDLVIILDLSPEESVRRIRDLRGEALNDFEQQESLQAVAEVFAGFGMDYIKHVDASGPQEVVAGQVAQLALELFNDNSLLSGPLPEAAGA
- a CDS encoding tetratricopeptide repeat protein; translated protein: MKKNLLYIMVLSLLCSACSGANVSRSVTLTEGLDPSVETVDQDCSYFYFMWGRTAELEEKFEEAREAYEKALVCDMHATHIMKRLAVLLINMDKKREAAAWMSRMIAEDPDDVSSYTLLANLYINMERFDKAESTYREVLARDPKDFNTMLMMGSLYSRQGKFGEAREVLENLVKVNPESFIGFHYLAKIYMEMKEYDKARKAFDKALELNWSPYLAIEAAYFLEKDGLDKDAAAIYRRVIADDEGNERVRSQLISLLLKMDKIEEAIAELKALRPFATDVLKIDLNIGRLLIDRKRYDEAIDLLQEALEADPQFYEARTLIALAYHEKGDTEKAIENLTDIEAEADNYEETTLFLAKVLAREKKYDAAIALLKERVADEKGRYKSFYVSMASLYRQQKNYAEAEKTFQVVMRLYPDDPDLFFEYGLYLDGRGQTDKALEYMEKVLALKEDDPYALNYIGYTWAEQGKNLDKSLEYLTRAVKQKPDDGFIKDSLGWVLFRMGRLDEAVSEIEKALEIEPDDPTINEHLGDVYYRAGKAGKALKAWEKALSLHSDGDKKEKVRKKIEDARK
- a CDS encoding DUF4292 domain-containing protein, translated to MTIFRILCLCLLFLITGCAVNTQMVELPGHMEAVVRDSFRETATSQKACSPWVDADVNVSLEATFFSGAFDGYLQAMTPAYLKFVGTNPFGQPLLALVSDGKRFQYLSFSEQKFYEGDVAAKAFSRFTPPGFDPVDGFYWFIGRLGPGEVNVVDAGGDVLDRGRWVELLDKQKGRRSRILFDPERKIILDHVLLDSIGGIAMQVEYRDHQPGKCGLPGTITITGEEQRGRLVLRLSDWKGETPFAETDFKLEIPAGFRRVAIQ
- a CDS encoding TIGR03960 family B12-binding radical SAM protein, yielding MNEVNESRDRNSLPTPVDLDSILPFVSRPNRYTGNEFNRTAKDWSKVSLRWALLFPDLYEIGMSHQGVQILYHLINSRPDMLAERAYAPARDLEDLLRSQGRKLFSLESHIPLSEFDLLGITLPYELCYTNILTILSLAGLPFRSRDRIEGQPLVIGGGPCGFHPEPVADFFDAILLGDGEEAVFEISEAVLAGKRKGLSREEVLELLAGINGVYVPSRYVPLYDAAGRFSGMSPSAETAPVRRRVLADLEGTPSFPPLVPHTRIVHDRLGVEIARGCTRGCRFCQAGIIYRPVRERSPEKILQLAEQGINASGFDEVALLSLSTGDYSCIADLLVRIMDRMSDRKVSVSMPSMRVGTLIPEMMEQIRRVRKTGFTLAPEAGTDRLRQVINKGITEQDLLEASRAAFGLGWKLLKFYFMFGLPTETDEDLSAIPQLVQKALSTSGGGGRKINVSVATFVPKPHTPFQRVRQLSVEEGFARIDTLKRILPRGRGFQLKWHDPRQSYVEGIMSRGDRKLSAVIEKAWQLGARLDAWTDHFHLETWLAAAAACGVDPDRYLQEIPPEAPLPWDHLDCGVDREFLEEELKKAVAGEYTPDCRVHGCQKCGLCDFKKVKPIVAKALALQPATQGEARKGAAVAAGGRFVYRIQYSRTGPARFFGHLELIQMFYRVLQRVKLPLNFSQGFNPSPKIAFSPALPLGTESFAEYLQIELAEPLLDEAMVLADLNRQLPEGFFATSLAPHSGKVEQRIVTCYHILPSRRISGDLIDSIKSREKIEIRVLRKGRERVVDAAPLLKGLTLLDDGRIELVMLTETSKATLKPMEIMEELFALDPAETTRAKVVKVSAIADD
- a CDS encoding Rne/Rng family ribonuclease; amino-acid sequence: MATDLIVNATSFEIRIALVEYGNLVEFYLERPAEKGLVSNIYKGRVKRVLPGMQAAFVDIGLERTGFLYVDDVTAQRNGDGRVLPCEEDEVGGCCGGNGHELLPELAGEAGLHIEDLLTEGQEILVQICKDPIGTKGARLTCNITLPCRNVVFMPMTDHIGISRKIEDEETRQHLKDIIEELRPAGTGFIVRTVGEEASREEIEADMEFLLHLWDEVRDSATRSPVPGLVYEDLDITLRTVRDIFSPEVDRLIVDDWQVHRRIVKFVETFAPHLMDRINLYQEKAPIFDSYGIEMDINRALDKKIWLRCGGYIIIDTTEALTVVDVNTGRFVGKNDLEETIFKTNIEALKEIAYQLRLRNIGGIIIIDFIDMEEEAHREELFRALKEAVKKDRSRVNILKVSEFGLVQMTRKRSSEDLSRVLCEPCHYCQGDGILKSRRTICYEVLRNITVNAVKMSGENVEVRVNPQVATMMLQEESTTIHEIEDQTGKRITVVPDQAQHIEKYEIVWEKG
- the rplU gene encoding 50S ribosomal protein L21, translated to MYAIIRTGGKQYQVAQGDQLRVEKLTGNVGDKVQIEDVLLVTDGDNVKIGQPVVDGARVSAVIVEQGKAKKVLVFKKKKRKGYKVRNGHRQQYTALRIEGIEA
- the rpmA gene encoding 50S ribosomal protein L27, whose product is MAHKKAGGSSKNGRDSNAQRRGVKIFGGQTVRAGNILVRQLGTVIHPGTNVGLGRDYTLFAMVDGVVKYEDFGRSRKRVSVYPAETA
- the obgE gene encoding GTPase ObgE, with translation MAFIDEAKFYVKAGDGGNGCVSFRREKFVPRGGPDGGDGGRGGSVFIEASSRLTSLLDFKYRSHFKADSGTHGQGSGRHGHKGENSTIYVPVGSLIKDIDSGEILADLLHNGDQFIAATGGAGGKGNVHFASAQNRAPRQASKGQPGDERWYRIELKLLADVGLIGLPNAGKSTLLSRLSAANPKVAPYPFTTLEPQLGVVNFTDHSPCVMADIPGLVEGAHEGVGLGHKFLKHIERTRILFYVIDASSADPGADLATLENELEQYSEELVGRKHLVLLNKTDLLSAENEVVELQERIAGEGREVLTASALTGKGLENLKKRLAELLD